The following is a genomic window from Halopelagius inordinatus.
CGCTTCGGGGATGGCGATGCCCGTCGGAGAGAAGGCGTTCAAGCCGGTGTAGGTCACCGCCCCGAGGAGGCCCGTAAACAGCGCGTTGAGGATGTTTCCGAAGTAGACGTTCTTCAGGTCGCGGTCCACCGCGCGAAGGTACGTCTCCACGACGCCGTCCGTCTCGAGGAACGTGTCTTGGGCCCACTTTGCGAGTCGGTGTCCGTCGCGGAGCAGATAGAAGACGATGACGAGGGCGATAAACAGGTGCAGTGCGCCGTTCAGGAGGATGACAGCCGACGTGCTCAACACGTCCACCAAGTCGGCGGTGATGCTGCCGAGGTTCAGTTGGTTCAGTTGCCCCGGGTTCGCGATAATCTGTTCGACGGTGGTCTCTAGCTCCTCTATCGACGCCTCGATGTCGAAGTACGGCGAGAGCACGTCTTCCAGTTGACCGAGTCCGCCGTCGCTTCCGAACTCCCGGAGTGAGCGGACGGCCACGACGAGCGTCCACCCGACGAGAACTAACACGGGGAGGGCGACGAGCAGAAGAGACGCCGCCACCGCCGCCGTCCGGGACGAGGTGCGATTCAGCATGCGGTGAAACACCGGCCGGGTGACGTAGTACGCGAATAAGCCGAGAACCGCCGTCCCGACGTACCGCCACGAGACGTACGCCAGCACCGCGAGCAAGAAGAGCGCGACTATCCACAGTGCGACGCGCCCTCGCGAGAATTCGACGCTCTCTAAAGCGGCGGTGCTTCGCTCTCGGATTCTCGTCGACCGGTCGGATTCGGTTTCGTCAGTCACGTTTGTATCTCGCCTCGAAAAATTGCGGAGATACGGGGGATACGTCTTCGGTTGACATAAGAGTACTCACGGCCGAACGCCGGAATCTACCGGTGACTCGCCGTGACTGGTCG
Proteins encoded in this region:
- a CDS encoding AI-2E family transporter; the encoded protein is MTDETESDRSTRIRERSTAALESVEFSRGRVALWIVALFLLAVLAYVSWRYVGTAVLGLFAYYVTRPVFHRMLNRTSSRTAAVAASLLLVALPVLVLVGWTLVVAVRSLREFGSDGGLGQLEDVLSPYFDIEASIEELETTVEQIIANPGQLNQLNLGSITADLVDVLSTSAVILLNGALHLFIALVIVFYLLRDGHRLAKWAQDTFLETDGVVETYLRAVDRDLKNVYFGNILNALFTGLLGAVTYTGLNAFSPTGIAIPEAGLIGLLAGAASLIPVIGIKLIWIPVGVYLFGLSVFVGPETLWFPVVFAAVSIVIVDYIPDQLLRPYVSGRSLHVGAVMIAYTLGPLMFGWYGIFLGPLVLVVVFEFGRIVLPWLIRPERPIADVEPLAETDEEEASERATEPDRETHPDSEDEQDSPVNSGPREGRDSAGE